One genomic region from Deltaproteobacteria bacterium encodes:
- a CDS encoding PAS domain S-box protein, translated as MKKTISGRLQKKIVTYSVLGIFLIGLILALASIFPLYNNLKTGEEKNLLFSAKNRSLPVEEYFSRCYDIAVQISNRTAIRQRLESHYRQAENLKGLKTFVQEFLTDSLYGSENLAGITLLDSEGNLLGEVGLSLPLKYRTAVSQNTAPTISRSTIHLYNTFYLLIGVPILDRYATQVGTDLVLFNLGHLQNIIGDYSGLGKTGEILLGVREGGQPRLLFSSKTGRKEIRQNISDDSRLREGFQRAFQKETGIIPSSYLTQGQEVMAFAPIRNTDWVIIVKMDGQELYGPIRSQIAVIGTSTLALILLCSLGMVFLLRPLAGKMIIHTDELEKQIQEKTLTLRRELNERRKAEASAEKERKRLFTLLDGLPASVYLQAPDYTIRYANRYFLEYFGDPKEKFCFQIFKGFDQPCRECPTFRVFETREPQVWEGSRKGGKTYRIYNYFFSETDGSSLVMELGIDITELKEKEEELKESRNLLEKILSNLDEAVIVTDPQRVLYDCNKTAEEIFGYSREEMVGRNIQFLHASEQLYHRFGQEAQQNYQDKGFYKTEHTMKRKNGEEFPAKIMTKPLFDESGHYEKVVGAVRDITERRENEAELNRLAAAVNQAAESILITDVQGLIEYANPAFEKISGYDRVEILERDIVTLSGKKHNKIFSDAVRESLQQGKTWKGNLTKIKKDGGSYEVEATLSPIRDAQGTIINLVGVERDVTHELQLEKQLRQAQKMEAIGTLAGGIAHDFNNILTAIMGYTEICLYKESEVTRIRRDLEQVLKASHRAIDLVNQILTFSRQTEQEKNPIQPEIIIKEALKLLRASLPSTIELHQNIQNDGGRVLADPTQLHQVIMNLCTNAAQAMALTGGVLEVGLEEIKLGFLKRPDSINLKPGNYLKLTISDTGVGIDPAVKERIFDPFFTTKKPGEGTGLGLSVVHGIVKGLEGEISVDSKPGNGSTFQVFFPRINNTATEEIKGFPDLRTGKERILLIDDEEAIVDMGQQMLEQLGYRVTAKTNAKEALELFEDLPSEFDLIITDLTMPYLTGLKLTEKFLKIRPEIPIILCTGFSAGLNLEQVRSIGIKELVMKPIVRSEIAQVIRKVLETDRQAVREDTGRLLNREPVISRQCLNGKEDESFLH; from the coding sequence ATGAAAAAAACTATTTCAGGTCGATTACAGAAAAAAATTGTGACCTATTCTGTTTTGGGCATTTTTTTAATCGGACTGATACTGGCCTTGGCCAGCATCTTCCCCCTTTATAACAATTTAAAAACCGGCGAGGAAAAAAACCTCTTATTCTCTGCAAAAAACAGGAGCCTGCCCGTTGAGGAATATTTTTCCCGTTGTTACGATATTGCCGTACAGATCAGCAATCGAACGGCCATCCGCCAACGACTGGAATCCCATTATAGACAGGCAGAAAATCTAAAAGGGCTCAAAACTTTTGTCCAGGAGTTTTTGACCGATTCACTCTATGGATCGGAAAATCTGGCCGGTATCACCCTCCTGGATTCAGAGGGAAACCTTCTGGGTGAAGTGGGATTATCCCTCCCCTTGAAATACCGGACAGCGGTATCCCAGAACACCGCTCCGACAATTTCCCGGTCCACCATCCATCTCTACAACACCTTTTATCTTCTGATCGGGGTTCCGATTCTGGACCGTTATGCCACTCAGGTCGGAACAGACCTCGTTTTATTCAACCTCGGCCACCTCCAGAATATTATCGGCGATTATTCCGGTCTGGGAAAGACAGGCGAGATTTTATTGGGGGTCCGGGAAGGTGGACAGCCCCGTCTTTTGTTCTCCTCTAAGACCGGACGAAAAGAAATACGTCAAAATATTTCAGACGATTCTCGGTTAAGGGAAGGCTTTCAAAGGGCTTTTCAAAAAGAGACCGGAATTATTCCATCCTCTTACCTTACCCAAGGTCAGGAGGTAATGGCCTTCGCCCCGATTCGAAATACAGATTGGGTGATTATTGTTAAAATGGATGGGCAAGAGCTCTATGGACCCATAAGGAGCCAAATAGCGGTCATTGGGACAAGCACCCTGGCCTTGATCCTCCTTTGCAGCCTGGGTATGGTCTTTCTTCTTCGACCCCTGGCCGGGAAAATGATCATCCATACCGATGAATTGGAAAAACAAATCCAGGAAAAAACCCTGACCTTGCGCCGGGAGTTAAATGAACGCCGCAAGGCCGAGGCGTCCGCGGAAAAAGAAAGAAAAAGACTTTTTACCCTGCTGGACGGTCTGCCGGCTTCGGTCTATCTCCAGGCCCCTGATTATACGATTCGTTATGCCAATCGATATTTCCTGGAGTATTTCGGCGATCCCAAGGAAAAATTTTGTTTCCAAATTTTTAAAGGGTTCGATCAGCCCTGCCGGGAATGTCCTACCTTCCGGGTCTTTGAAACCCGGGAGCCGCAAGTATGGGAAGGAAGCCGCAAGGGTGGAAAGACCTATCGAATCTACAACTACTTTTTCAGTGAAACAGACGGTTCATCCCTGGTAATGGAATTGGGGATTGATATTACCGAGCTTAAGGAAAAGGAAGAGGAACTTAAGGAATCCCGTAATCTTTTGGAGAAGATCCTTTCTAACCTGGACGAAGCCGTCATAGTGACCGATCCACAGAGGGTCCTCTATGATTGCAATAAGACGGCAGAGGAAATATTCGGGTATTCCCGGGAGGAAATGGTGGGCCGGAATATCCAATTTCTTCATGCCTCGGAACAATTGTACCACCGGTTTGGTCAAGAAGCCCAACAAAACTATCAGGACAAGGGGTTCTATAAAACCGAGCATACGATGAAACGCAAAAACGGAGAAGAATTCCCGGCCAAGATCATGACTAAGCCGCTCTTTGACGAATCAGGCCATTATGAAAAAGTGGTCGGCGCGGTGCGGGATATCACCGAACGCAGAGAAAACGAGGCCGAGTTGAATCGACTGGCCGCGGCCGTCAATCAGGCGGCCGAAAGCATCTTGATTACCGATGTTCAAGGATTGATTGAATATGCAAACCCGGCCTTTGAGAAGATCAGCGGTTATGATCGGGTAGAAATCCTGGAACGGGATATTGTAACCTTGAGCGGAAAAAAACATAACAAAATCTTTTCTGATGCGGTCCGGGAGTCCCTTCAACAGGGCAAGACCTGGAAGGGCAACCTGACTAAAATAAAAAAGGACGGCGGTTCTTACGAGGTCGAGGCCACCCTTTCTCCGATCCGCGATGCCCAAGGGACGATCATTAATCTGGTGGGGGTGGAACGGGATGTCACCCATGAACTCCAATTGGAAAAACAGCTCCGCCAGGCCCAGAAGATGGAGGCTATCGGGACCCTGGCCGGCGGCATCGCCCATGATTTCAATAACATCCTGACGGCCATCATGGGCTATACGGAGATTTGTCTTTATAAGGAATCCGAGGTCACTCGCATACGGAGGGATCTGGAACAGGTCCTTAAAGCCAGCCACCGGGCCATAGATTTAGTCAACCAGATCCTGACCTTCAGTCGTCAAACCGAACAGGAAAAAAATCCCATCCAACCGGAGATCATCATAAAAGAAGCCCTTAAACTCCTCCGGGCCTCACTCCCTTCGACCATTGAACTACATCAAAATATCCAAAACGATGGCGGTCGGGTCTTGGCTGATCCCACCCAACTCCATCAGGTGATTATGAACCTCTGTACCAATGCCGCCCAGGCCATGGCATTAACCGGAGGGGTCTTGGAAGTGGGTTTGGAAGAGATCAAACTGGGATTCTTGAAAAGACCCGATTCGATAAATCTCAAGCCGGGTAATTATCTAAAATTAACCATAAGCGATACCGGAGTCGGAATAGATCCGGCTGTGAAAGAACGTATTTTTGATCCCTTCTTTACCACTAAAAAACCCGGGGAAGGCACAGGGCTAGGATTGTCGGTAGTCCATGGGATTGTTAAAGGTCTTGAAGGGGAAATATCCGTTGATTCCAAACCCGGTAATGGCAGCACCTTTCAAGTCTTTTTCCCCAGGATAAACAACACGGCCACGGAAGAAATCAAAGGGTTTCCCGATCTCCGAACTGGCAAGGAACGGATCCTTTTGATCGATGACGAAGAGGCCATTGTGGATATGGGCCAACAGATGCTGGAACAATTAGGCTATAGGGTTACGGCCAAGACGAATGCCAAGGAGGCCCTGGAACTTTTCGAGGAT
- a CDS encoding methyl-accepting chemotaxis protein: MFTHVKLRTKILGSFLLLILLTGGIASIGWNGMHTMAVRIEKADDTTKMIEMLLQARRHEKNFILRGEKKWIDEVNQSVSQLKKQAQETRGKFKDPKDIQQTDQVLESIGHYEKTIVRLTDLKTNGSKEEQDKGLPEIDKILAQTGRAIEKECNEVRLNQKKKMEAQMAKAQTGIMAGALIAISLGLGMAFFITRSITRPIHRVTEGLIDGSGQVASAAEQVSSASQSLAEGASQQAAGLQESAASMEEIASMTDQNALNANQANLFMAESGQVVQEAHHTLKNLNLSINEISKASEETAKIIKTIDEIAFQTNLLALNAAVEAARAGEAGAGFAVVADEVRNLALRAAQAARHTTDLIEDTVIKVKKGAAIVTETNEAFEKVALTSKKAGQLVEEIATASSEQSKGIDQINKALAEMDKVVQQNAANAEQSASASEELNAQAQEMKKFVDDLVVVINGRVNGVPTLSTSRNRVNRARIPAPGVTQRILPVPGPTRTDRLIALSENNGNDF, encoded by the coding sequence ATGTTTACTCATGTGAAATTAAGAACAAAGATATTGGGTTCCTTTTTGCTGTTAATCCTTTTAACAGGAGGTATTGCCTCGATCGGCTGGAACGGCATGCACACTATGGCCGTGCGGATTGAAAAGGCCGATGATACCACCAAAATGATTGAAATGCTCTTACAGGCACGAAGGCACGAAAAAAATTTTATCCTTCGAGGGGAAAAGAAATGGATTGACGAGGTAAACCAGTCCGTTTCCCAATTAAAAAAACAGGCTCAGGAAACCCGGGGAAAATTCAAAGACCCCAAGGACATTCAACAGACCGATCAGGTCCTGGAGTCCATCGGCCATTATGAAAAGACCATCGTCCGGTTAACCGACCTGAAGACCAACGGTTCAAAAGAGGAACAGGATAAGGGTCTGCCGGAGATCGATAAAATCCTGGCCCAAACCGGCAGGGCCATTGAAAAAGAGTGCAACGAGGTCCGTCTCAATCAGAAAAAGAAGATGGAAGCCCAGATGGCCAAGGCCCAGACCGGTATCATGGCCGGGGCCTTAATTGCCATCTCCCTGGGATTAGGGATGGCTTTTTTTATCACCCGCAGCATCACCCGTCCGATTCATCGTGTAACCGAAGGGCTTATTGATGGCTCTGGGCAGGTGGCCTCGGCAGCAGAGCAGGTATCTTCCGCCAGTCAGTCTCTGGCTGAAGGGGCCTCACAACAAGCCGCCGGACTACAGGAAAGTGCGGCTTCCATGGAAGAGATCGCTTCCATGACTGATCAGAACGCCCTTAATGCCAACCAGGCCAACCTCTTCATGGCCGAGAGCGGCCAGGTCGTTCAAGAGGCCCATCATACTTTGAAGAATCTGAACCTTTCCATCAATGAGATTTCCAAGGCCAGTGAAGAAACCGCCAAGATCATAAAAACTATTGATGAGATTGCCTTCCAGACCAATCTGTTGGCCTTGAACGCCGCCGTAGAAGCGGCCCGAGCCGGAGAAGCTGGTGCCGGATTTGCCGTGGTGGCCGATGAAGTCCGGAATCTGGCCCTGAGGGCGGCCCAGGCCGCCCGGCATACCACTGATCTGATAGAAGATACGGTCATTAAGGTTAAAAAAGGAGCGGCTATTGTTACCGAGACTAACGAAGCCTTTGAAAAGGTCGCCCTTACCTCCAAAAAGGCCGGCCAGTTGGTAGAGGAAATTGCTACGGCCTCCAGCGAACAATCCAAGGGAATCGACCAGATCAACAAGGCCCTGGCCGAAATGGACAAGGTGGTCCAACAAAACGCCGCCAATGCCGAACAATCGGCTTCGGCCTCCGAAGAACTCAATGCCCAGGCCCAGGAAATGAAAAAATTTGTCGATGATCTGGTGGTCGTGATTAATGGACGTGTTAATGGGGTCCCCACTCTGTCCACCTCCCGGAACAGGGTAAATCGGGCCCGTATTCCGGCTCCAGGGGTTACTCAAAGAATCTTGCCGGTCCCCGGGCCCACCCGAACCGATCGGCTTATCGCACTGTCCGAAAATAATGGAAACGATTTTTAA